One window from the genome of Babylonia areolata isolate BAREFJ2019XMU chromosome 13, ASM4173473v1, whole genome shotgun sequence encodes:
- the LOC143288865 gene encoding uncharacterized protein LOC143288865, with amino-acid sequence MSGTEEDDKHGQTLPSGGGGGGGGVSSPSSSSRRKLLPFRVIVTLVACFLLEFTSGIQYMFGNFLPYITSYLRQRAGSTTVDYSDTFWIGQSSRIAFAVLMPLLGLVLPRLPPRLQFFLGFLAFAVHLFTSYWIIQQSFPALIVCYGFFQGLGKAILYPSSVSLALQWVPGRRRGLVGGVIMAGFGGGALVWNQVVTGWINPHNLQPDLKDHQDLYFTQPEVLSRVPTCFLLLGGIVGSVQLLCILSLVFPPPPPPPPHSSLDVEGTQQTDTLTDNPESTDALHLKDFSEDKTPGNEESEQTNASSCCSPDQQNDLSKDAEASHFRGEDGDEIPRDKKPDISQQAEFHQPGSENPLPSKSAAEHGSRGKNEPQEFFSHAAAISNTDSLSDDAAVTAASATTTTTATFTAAATDEQDVSSGGHESLQFSPEREGRREVREAAERVESYGSSEVSAKEAEGSQTSKDPVGSQSQRSSLKGKEKKKKKKEEEQDDVERIERQPNEGTPRLVDFTPLDLLRSRASWTIFFVYFATELTMIFVVDLHKAYAQTFIHDDHFLAIVASCTAIFNCVGRPVWGGLADRVGFLPTLLSCQALLSVAAATFQLAESLPAAGGSGDGAEPGSGATPRVLYSVWVFAMYWAISGIYSLQPSLTFSLFGPSHFAANLGLIRSSGVVSSLISVFVASAAKDAFGYHGIFLVGAACTLAGMLINVTFFWDCGCALPSHARRILFIGRQPANDVIRVTNDAPKQNDVTSQKGVNQTSA; translated from the exons ATGTCTGGCACAGAGGAAGACGACAAGCACGGACAGACCCtgcccagtggtggtggtggtggtggtggtggcgtgtcttccccttcttcttcttcacggcgGAAGTTACTTCCCTTCCGTGTGATTGTCACACTTGTGGCCTGTTTTCTTCTGGAATTCACGTCAGGGATTCAGTACATgttcg GCAATTTTCTCCCCTACATCACGTCCTACTTACGTCAAAGGGCGGGAAGCACTACAGTGGACTACAGCGACACCTTCTGGATAGGGCAGAGCAGCCGGATTGCTTTTGCTGTCCTCATGCCCTTGCTGGGTTTAGTCCTGCCGCGGTTACCTCCCCGCCTCCAGTTCTTTCTCGGCTTTTTAGCTTTTGc AGTCCATCTCTTCACCAGCTACTGGATCATTCAACAGTCGTTCCCGGCCCTCATCGTCTGCTACGGATTCTTCCAGGGCCTCGGCAAGGCTATTCTCTACCCGTCATCAGTCTCCCTGGCTCTGCAA TGGGTGCCGGGCAGGAGGAGGGGACTGGTGGGGGGTGTGATCATGgcggggttcgggggtggggcgCTGGTCTGGAACCAGGTGGTGACCGGGTGGATCAACCCTCATAACCTGCAGCCTGACCTCAAAGACCATCAAgactt GTATTTCACACAGCCCGAAGTGCTGTCTCGAGTGCCAACCTGTTTTCTGCTGCTTGGAGGCATCGTAGGAAGTGTGCAGCTGCTGTGTATATTGTCTCTggttttccctcctcctcctcctcctcctccacactcctctctgGACGTTGAAGGCACACAGCagactgacacactcacagacaacccAGAGTCAACCGACGCCTTACACCTCAAAGACTTCTCCGAAGATAAAACACCAGGGAATGAAGAATCGGAACAAACTAACGCCAGCTCTTGCTGTTCACCTGACCAGCAGAACGATCTTTCGAAAGACGCTGAAGCGTCTCATTTTCGaggagaagatggtgatgaaaTTCCTCGAGACAAGAAGCCTGACATTTCACAACAAGCAGAGTTTCACCAACCCGGATCTGAAAATCCTCTTCCTTCGAAATCAGCAGCTGAGCATGGCTCACGTGGAAAGAACGAACCGCAGGAATTCTTTTCACATGCTGCTGCCATCTCCAACACCGATTCTCTCTCTGAcgatgctgctgttactgctgcttctgctactaccactactactgctacttttactgctgctgcaacAGATGAGCAGGATGTGTCGTCAGGAGGGCACGAGTCTTTGCAATTCTCGCCAGAAAGAGAGGGCAGAAGGGAGGTAAGAGAGGCCGCAGAGCGAGTGGAGAGTTATGGGTCCTCAGAGGTGTCCGCGAAGGAGGCCGAGGGGTCCCAGACTTCAAAAGACCCTGTGGGCAGTCAGAGTCAGAGGTCTTCGCtgaagggaaaggagaagaagaagaagaagaaggaggaggagcaggatgacgttgagcGGATAGAAAG GCAGCCAAATGAAGGGACACCGCGATTGGTGGACTTCACGCCCCTTGACCTTTTGCGTTCACGTGCCAGTTGGACAATCTTTTTCGTGTACTTCGCCACTGAACTCACCATGATCTTCGTCGTTGATCTTCATAAG GCGTACGCCCAGACGTTCATCCATGACGACCACTTCCTGGCCATCGTGGCCTCCTGCACGGCCATCTTCAACTGTGTGGGCCGCCCCGTGTGGGGTGGGCTGGCCGACAGAGTGGGCTtcctg CCCACCCTACTCAGCTGCCAGGCGCTGCTGTCCGTGGCGGCGGCAACCTTCCAGCTGGCGGAGTCCCTGCCCGCTGCGGGGGGAAGCGGAGATGGAGCAGAGCCGGGCTCAGGGGCGACCCCTCGCgtgctgtacagtgtgtgggtgttcgCCATGTACTGGGCCATCAGCGGCATCTACTCCCTGCAGCCGTCCTTGACCTTCTCGCTCTTCGGCCCTTCCCACTTCGCCGCCAACCTGGGGCTGATCCGAAGTAGCGGG gtagtgAGCTCCCTTATCTCAGTGTTCGTGGCCTCAGCTGCCAAAGACGCCTTTGGGTACCACGGGATCTTTCTGGTGGGGGCGGCTTGTACGCTTGCCG GTATGTTAATCAACGTCACCTTCTTCTGGGACTGTGGCTGCGCGCTCCCCTCTCATGCCAGGAGAATTCTGTTCATCGGCCGACAGCCTGCGAATGACGTCATCCGTGTCACCAATGACGCCCCAAAGCAAAATGACGTCACGTCTCAGAAAGGGGTCAACCAGACGTCGGCGTGA